A single window of Drosophila suzukii chromosome 3, CBGP_Dsuzu_IsoJpt1.0, whole genome shotgun sequence DNA harbors:
- the LOC108014819 gene encoding uncharacterized protein: MADYQVVVKPFITREMVQVLPSVITDKITLPDVVEDIKNPEGDSKAEEDNAEKSEAETETEQEDEDEEPEDSKKGEVKYAWNAPCMMVLFEDGDLNCALHHLVESLQDPFALDAVAVLLVQESLVEELEGRVVTLMKPLDSRVANHPCYKRTLLKIAELKPKTVVGPPGFVLPDATPMLVRDIPHKFLGEGPTGIITMHIFRTPFEATRIYRKEYPLPIASVSIWNERVSSVFEVVGLMNALDTFKINCFRVNMEPIKRAFELRKYSACMHRGYHYETLQINGERKIIIFPVGTIIGN, encoded by the coding sequence ATGGCTGACTATCAAGTAGTAGTTAAACCGTTTATTACTCGAGAAATGGTGCAAGTCTTACCAAGCGTAATAACCGACAAGATAACATTGCCCGATGTTGTAGAGGATATTAAAAATCCTGAAGGCGATAGTAAAGCAGAAGAAGATAATGCAGAGAAATCGGAAGCGGAAACTGAAACGGAGCaggaggatgaggatgaggaaCCGGAGGATTCTAAGAAAGGAGAAGTAAAGTACGCCTGGAATGCTCCCTGCATGATGGTTCTTTTCGAGGATGGCGATCTCAATTGTGCCCTTCATCATCTCGTCGAATCTCTGCAGGATCCCTTTGCCTTGGATGCGGTAGCCGTACTTTTGGTACAGGAAAGTCTTGTAGAAGAACTAGAGGGTAGAGTGGTGACTCTCATGAAACCATTGGATTCCCGGGTGGCCAATCACCCTTGCTATAAGCGCACCCTTCTTAAGATTGCCGAACTGAAACCAAAAACTGTCGTTGGTCCTCCTGGTTTTGTACTGCCCGATGCCACGCCCATGTTGGTGCGGGATATTCCCCACAAATTCTTGGGCGAAGGACCCACGGGTATTATCACAATGCATATTTTTCGTACCCCTTTTGAGGCTACTCGAATCTATCGCAAGGAATATCCCCTGCCCATCGCATCGGTTAGCATCTGGAACGAACGCGTATCCAGCGTCTTTGAAGTCGTTGGCTTGATGAATGCCTTGGATACCTTTAAGATCAACTGTTTCAGGGTGAATATGGAGCCCATCAAACGTGCCTTTGAGCTGCGAAAGTATAGCGCCTGCATGCATCGGGGTTATCACTATGAAACGCTGCAAATCAATGGCGAGCGCAAGATTATCATATTTCCTGTGGGAACTATAATTGGTAACTGA